In Lolium rigidum isolate FL_2022 chromosome 3, APGP_CSIRO_Lrig_0.1, whole genome shotgun sequence, the genomic window CTCTGTCTTCTAAAAGTTGCAGGTGTCTAAGAGCATGTAATTATGTGCCGCACTTATCCCTATCAAGGCAGTTTATGCGGTCTCGTGTATTAATGTATAGAGGCGTTTCTGTGTTTGTGCTTGCGGACCAAGGTGGAGCGGCTTGGCATGTACCATCTGCGATGACGAGTCTCAATGGCATGGTGCAGCGGGGTCTAGGCGGAGGGCATGTGACAATAGATGCTCGCGGGGACGTGGCGCTGCCTGACTTCGTGGTAGCATTGACGGTAGGAACAACGAAGACTATGCAATTTTTTAACTGAAGATTGAATGGCAGTTTGATGGAGGTGACGGCTTACTCGTTAAGAGTGCTAAATCGGATGAGTGCTCATGTTTCGCTTAGGGTGTGTTTCGAGGTATGCGATGTCCTTGGCTCCTAGTTGATGAGGGGTTTTCATGTTTTCAGGGGACAAGGCCATGTTTCCTTGTTTTTTCTGTCAATGTCGGGTGTGTAGGTCTTGCATTATGGCTTTGGGTATTCTAATATATGATCTTTGTCAATCCTTTGTTGAATAAAACTAATAAAAAGGGTTGTATGCATCTATCCATGCAGAGGCTAGAGTTTAgcatccatttcaaaaaaaaaacctctcTTAAATGTGTACTAACTATCTGTTAATTCTCCTTACCAATAGAAAATTTGGATGGTTTGCAATTTTTTTCTATATGAATCCTTTAGATACATCCGAACAAAAAAAAAGCACTACAATGCTCTAGAAGGATTACAAACTAGAATTAATGTTGCTAAATTAATCAAAGATACTTTATGGTACAAGGAAGACAAATAGAAGTAGTAGATATTTTCGTTTCAAGTTTCTAAATCAATATATATGTGTAGTATATGCATATAGTATAGAACAATAGCTCTTGTGACCCATCCATAGTTCACACACACAAAAGAAGTGTCATATTATTATGCACCGTGAACACACAAGTCAAGAGAAGAAGAAGATTAATATCACAAGTTCAAATCCTATCAAATGTTATGTGTTTGTATTATAATCCCTCCGTCactagatataaggtgtatagtttttggcacggaaattaaaaaACACACATGAAGAGAAAACTACGCAAGGTTTGGCGGGATTGATCCTGGACTATTGACATGATAAAATAAATGAGTTTTCAAAAGATAAGGAAACACAAGCAAATCCCTAAAAAAATATCCATACATGTGTTCAACGAAATATACCTTAAATTTTGGAGTCTTTTAtcaaaaaactatacaccttatatctaggaacggagggagcATGTTTTAGTCATAGAAATGTACCATTTCTTGTTAACAAAGCGAAATAACAAAAAAACATTTCTTCCTAAAAAGAAATTATAAGTGGGTCCGTGAAGAAAAACGAAAATATAGTTACATTGCCAATATTACGATAAAGTTAATCTGGATTAACTGTCAACGAAATGTTACCTTAGGATTTGTGCTACATGTTTGTACTCATGCATATAAAGAGAATTTATTAAATTTTGTGTTATAGTGCAACACTTACATCGACCGTATCTCAATGCCCTAAAGTtgtgtgtgattccttccgatacCGACATGTTCATCTGTCTGGAGCACGTCATTGAAGTCTCCAATACAGACTCACGGTAAAGACCTACTTCTGCAAATATCTTTCATTGGGTCACACATTTTGTATCTCTCATGGGTGTGTGCTTTGCCATAGACCAGGCTAGCCTTCAAGGCTCGTGAAGGCCTTCAACAAAAGCATCAATGTGGTATTGCGAGTAACCCAAAATATCCAAAGTTATATTATTGTTCCGAACAATACGAAGATCTGCAATTCTAACATATCACTCCCAACTGCAAAAGCTCGATCATAGCCTAAAGTACCAGCTAGACTATTAACTCGAGCTTTGCTTACTTATGTTTCTAAAACGCAAAAAATGATGGGGCAAACtttccaagaaaatagcacagatCTCTAATAGACGAGGCATTGCCCGCTCCTCAACGGTTTAGGCTGAAGATACTCATCATTACTCCTAGTTGTTCCCTCTTTGGGCCCGCCGTTCCTGAGTTGATGATGATGCTTCCTTAGGCACATATGTCTTGCTTCTCTCCGGGTCCCTCTTCATAGGAGGGCTAGTTAGAACATCCTCTCCACTTGGTTGAAACACCTTCAGCAGATTACCAACCATGCCTTGCACACTCGGCTCCGAAACACTTTCTGATGATTGGAAGGGTTGTACGCTTCATGTTTGGATCAGTGTTGAGGTCATGCTCACTCAAATCCTCGGTGCTACCACCACCAAGGTTTCCCGAATCTTTATGGTCATATCCACCTCTTGCGCCAACTCTACCACCTCTTCCGGTGCTACCACACTCCCTTCCTCTACCAGCATGTCATCCTCCAGGACACCAGCTCGTAAGCCTTGAAACACCAAATTAGACGGCACATGAATCATGTCTCCATGTTCCTTGTAAAGGTGACCGAGCATACCACATACGCACACCTATCCGAGAGACGCTCATATTTCACTAGAAAAGCCCCAGATAATTGACACCGGTCGTCTTGAGTTCTTTGCCCACATCAATTCTAACCTTGGTTATGTAGAAATTACCAACAAAATCGATCGAGGTGGTTCAACTGTCACATGGTCTGCAACCCTTTCCGCTAGGGTCTGCAACATTCCTTTGTAACTAACGGTCAAGTCATGAATATGAATCCATATAAGAGCACTGTTTCAATTTGATCGTCGAAGGTTTTGTGAATCCATCCTAGGGAGTTAACATCAATACACTCACATGGCGACCTTGCTACTCGtaaggaagaagcaaagtgcgATATGTCTAATTTTGCAGCCAGACGTTGACCCTCACATGGCCCATGGTTCGGCCGCACGCTCGTGCTTGAGAGTTTCTTATCGGCCCATGTAAGATTGGTTCGGCTCGAACAAACCGTGGAGAAATGGAACGCCAACCAGCCGTCCCGTTTCGTGCTACTTGTCAGTGCCCTCAACGCAGGTCGCCGTGTCGCCTGATTGACACcggcacaagttggtatcagagctctgataccaacttgtgacgcctcgGAATCGGTACAATGATGATTCTAGCTattccgccaaaatccgcacgtatCGATTTTGAGACACCCTCCGACACGATGTGCGTGACGAATCACacgcgtgatgccagaggaattaccacgaaCAATAGCATTACAACAGgtgtacaatagagcccacaagaaacatatattacaacaacgactccaacgagtcaagaatacaaatatacaatacaaagatctgagttatacagaagatcaaatacgtccgagtacagacaagatacaaattggactaagagtcctgaagatgacCAACGGCGTTCATAACCCTGCCCAAGCCaaaccggaagggtaaccttgctaacgtcgtcatctcgtacctgttgaagtcgggccatcggttgccgacaaaaggaggaaacaaaagagaaagaaaaggcgagggtaagtaccaaggaacgaactccggcacgtacttagcgagactagaaatggttgAGCTCGCCGGGCGAATATATCGCCGAGGTTATATGGTGAAGTTAGCCGGCAGCAAGACTATAATCAGTAGAGACACGCTAAAACATCCATCTAATCATAGAAGATAAGAGCGCGCAAGACTATAATCAATTCTAACCCTAGCTCTGTAGAAATTACCAACAAAATCAGTCGTGGGTGGTTCAATTGTCACATGCTGTCCAACCTTTTTCGCCTGGGTCTTCAACATGCCTTTTAAACCAACGGGAAAGTCATGAATTTGGATCCATATGAGCACTGTTTTCAAGTCGATGGTCGAAGGTTTTGTGAATCCATCCTAGGAAGTTAACATTAGTACACTCACATGAAGACCTTGCTATTTGTAAGGAAGAAGCAAAGCGCTCCATGTCCAATTTTGCAGTCGTCAACGCAGCTAGCCGCCTCGCCTGATTGACGCCGGCACGCGCACGCAGCTCCGTACCTGCGTTTCTTCTCCTCGACAATCGTTATGTGTAATCATGTGTACGTTACTTCAGCTTCCAAGTTCAGCATCGGGAAGAGAGTAGGGGCACCAGCCAGATCCGCTATGTCCGGTCGCGCCGCGCCCATCTCCACGCCGTCTGCCTCCGACCCCTTGCACCACCGTCTAATTAAACGAGTGCGTGCAGTGGAATGCATATGCAGGCTGCAGCTAATTAGTTCCCGGAACCAATCCAAATCCACCACTTATCAGTCTATCTCACATCAAAATGGCCGCAAGGAGGACGCTCAGGCCACGGCTGTTGTCGCAACGACGGCACCTCCTTGCAGGCattgccgccgcctcctcagtGACCCTACTATTCATCGTCCTCCTGCTCCTCTCCCTACCTTCCTCCTCGCCACCAATGCGCCACGACATCCACACAACATCTTCGTCCTCCCATAATCCTCCTGCTCAGTGCGCCGCGATGAGCGCGAGCCTCGGGGAGTTCGGCGAGATGATGCTGTCCATGCTCCCGAGGGACCTCGCCTTCACCGCCTTTGTGCCCTCGCCGGAATCGTTCCGCCGTGTCCTCAAGCTGCGGCCAAACAAGAGCTTTGCCGAGGGGAAGGCCAAGGACGACACCTATGCCGTCGTCTCGCGCGTGCTCGGCTTCTCGGCGGTGCCCCGGCGCCTGCGCTCTGAGGACGTGCCTCTGCGCGAGCGGGTGAGGCTACTGGACTCCGTCTCTGGACTGAAGATGTACGCCTGGAGGGACGCGGACGGGGCTCTCGTCGTCAACGGCGTGCGGTCGGAGTGCGCCGATATCGTCAGGGACCAGACCGTGGTCCATGTCATGGCCGGCGTCCTCATGGATGCCGAGTTCGAGCGATCTTTTCTTCCGGCAGCAGAGGATTGATTGGCCGAAGTTATATAAACTTTTTTCAGTTACTTACGTTGGGAACCTCGACGACGTTGGTGATTCTGTGTCAAATTCCAAGTTCGTTTTTCAGTGGGCCTAATTAAGTGGTGGCATATGGTGGTGCTGCTCAACCTGGTCTGAAATCATATCTTTTCGATCATGTTTGGGTTTGTAGTTCAGATATGTTTCCCATATGCTAGTTGGGGTGGCTTCAACGTCATCTGCTATGAGAAAAAAAGATGATAATTTTAATGCAAAACGATATTTTTTTTCAGTGTCAATATAGAAAATATGTAATTTGCCGGGTGCCTAGAACACACGGTGAAGGCCCTATTTCTTTCCATAAGGGCTTTGTCGTGTGCATGCTCACAATGTAAAAACATATAGACTAACCTTTACAAACAGTTTAGACTTTCGAGAACTTGGCTAGTCCATTAATTGAATATGAGATTGAAAGCTTGGTggtcttagagcaagtacaataagatctagtcagctggctacaaggattaaaataatatatatgtgtctagttggaggagagagaagaggagaaagaatgtgagtgggctcttatgcaagagctagctctagcacgtactCCTAGGCAAGGTGAAGGTGGGCCAtccattgaaaaagtagtacatttttatagccaactacatgttgactatagatgacatgacatcttgcttatagccaacaaccggctatactattggagttgctcttaaaagcatctccagttgcgtcccctaaagcgtcctccaaagagat contains:
- the LOC124695163 gene encoding uncharacterized protein LOC124695163, with the protein product MAARRTLRPRLLSQRRHLLAGIAAASSVTLLFIVLLLLSLPSSSPPMRHDIHTTSSSSHNPPAQCAAMSASLGEFGEMMLSMLPRDLAFTAFVPSPESFRRVLKLRPNKSFAEGKAKDDTYAVVSRVLGFSAVPRRLRSEDVPLRERVRLLDSVSGLKMYAWRDADGALVVNGVRSECADIVRDQTVVHVMAGVLMDAEFERSFLPAAED